TCCCGGGACTTTCGACAAGGGGTTAGGAAAGGGGCTTTATAAAGGGCGCCGCTGGTGGGGCCGGTGGTGCCCGGCCGTGGCTGGACATGATGCCCCGGAGATGCCCCGGAACGGGAGAGCGGGGCGGGTCAGCCCTCGTCCGCGGCCGTGCCGGCCGTGTGGCACAGCTCCGCCCCGCCCCGGGCGCCCGCGCCGGCGACCGCGGCGGCGAGCTGCCGCTGCACCTGCTCCGGCAGCGTGCTGCCGTGCACGGTGCCCACCAGCTCCCGGGCCAGCTGGTGCAGCTTGGTGTTGGTGTTCTGGGAGGTCCTGACGAGCACGCTCCAGGCCGCCTCGGGGCTCAGGCTGAAGGAGGCCATCAGGATGCCGCGGGCCAGATCGATGGTCGGCCGCGTCTGCATCGCGCGCCGCAGCTGGGCGACTTCGGCGAGCAGGTCGTCGCGGTCGGTGTCGGTGGGCTCGGCGTACGCGCGCGTGGCGTCTTCGTGTGCGGCGTCCGTGAACAGCTCGCGCGTGCCCGTCAGGTCGAGGAGGCGGCCTACCGCGCGGCCGGCGGAGCGGATCACGAGCGTCTTGCCCTGGTCGAGGGCGCGCGTGCGCAGGTCGAGCAGGACGTTGACGCCCGAGCAGTCGCAGAAGCCGACCGAGTCCAGGCGCAGGTCGACGCCGCTGCCCGACAGCGCGAGGACGTCGTACAGGTCGGGCAGGAGCCGCCGGCTGCCCAGGTCGAGTTCGCCCCACAGGGTCACGGTCATCCGGTCACCGTCCGGCAGGACGTCCAAGGTCGCCATGCAGGGCGGAACCGCCGGTGCGGTGTCCGTCATCGCGGGCGCGGCGCCCTCCTGCGTCCGAGGCGCAGAGTACGCAGGCTCCGGCATGGCTCTGATCTCCCTGTCTGTCGGCCCGCCTCCGGTTCAAGCTTTGCCCCTCTACCCCACACACGTCAATCAATACATGAAACGCAGTACGTGTTTTTGATTGCGTGAATGCCCGGTCGCTAAAGTGGGGCCATGGATGGAGTGCCTGAGCCACACACCGGATGGACGTTCCTCACCAACCACGCCCGGGTGCTGGCGGCCATCGCCGACAATCACAGCGCCCGCATCCGGGACATAGCCGCACACTGCAGGCTCACCGAACGCGCTGTTCAGAAGATCATCGCCGACCTGGAGCAGGACGGCTATCTCTCGCACACCCGGGAGGGCCGCACCAACACCTACCGGATCGACCCGGGCAAGGTGCTGCGCCACCCCGCCGAGGCGGGTCTGACGGTGGCGGCGCTGCTCTCCCTGCTCGTCCAGGACGAGGCCGACCGCGCCCTGCCCGCCGCCCGGCCGCAGACCACACCCCCTCCCGGCCGCACGCCACGACCTGACCGCCCGGCCGCACCCCACGGTCCGGCCGCCGACCGCACGCCGCGACTTGACCGCCCGGCCGCACCCCACGGTCCGGCCGCCGACCGCACGCCACGACCTGACCGCCCGGCCGCACCCCACGGTCCGGCCGCCGACCGCACGCCGCGACCTGGCCACCTGGGCCGCGCTCAACTGACCGCCGGCCGTCCGCCGCTCCGGCCGGCCTCGTCTTCACGCCCGGGCCAGCACATCCCGCACGAACGCGTTGGCGAACGTCCCGTCCGGGTCCAGCTCCGACGCCAGCGCCCGGAAGTCGTCCAGCCGCGGATACAGCCCCCGCAGCACCGTCGCCGGCACGGTGAACACCTTCCCCCAGTGCGGGCGCGCCTCGAACGGCGCCAGCGCCGCCTCCACCTCCCGTACCACCGGCAGCACCGCCCGGGCGTCCTCGACCCAGGTGAAGTGCGCGGCCACGGTGTCCCGGCCGTGGGACGGGCTCAGCCACTGGTCGTCGCCGGCGACCGTGCGCACCTCGCAGGTCTGCAGGACCGGGGCGATCGTCTCCCGGATCGCGTCGAGCGCGTGCAGCATCCCCACGGCGTGCTCGCGCGGCAGCAGGTACTCCGACTGCAGCTCCGCCCCGCTGCTCGGGACGAACTCGGCCCGGAAGTGCGGCAGCCGCTCGTGCCACGGCCCCGGCACCCCGAACTGCTCGGTGCAGTTGACCGCGGGCATGCCCGGCACCGGATGCATCTTCTCGGTGGCCGCGGCCGCCCAGGGGAAGGCGGGCAGCGGCTGGTCGGTGCGCCGCTTGAGCCACACCTGCCGGAAGCCCGGCGCCCGCCAGTCGGTGAACAGGCTGACGCTGTACGCCGTCGCCATCACCGTCTCGAACGTGCCGGAGTCCAGCCCGTGGAACGGCAATTCGGTGAAGACGTACTGCTCGACCTCGTAGGCGGGCTCCAGGTCGAGGGTGAGCGCGGTGACGACACCGAGCGCGCCCAGGGAGGTGACGGCCCCGCCGAACCGCTCCTCGTCCCGGCCTATGGCCACCGCCCGGCCGTCCGCCGTGACCAGCTCCACCTCGCGCACGGGCGTCGAGAGCGGGCCGTTGAGCACCCCCGAGCCGTGGGTGCCGGTCGCGACCGACCCAGCGACCGAGATGTGCGGCAGGGACGCCATGTTGGGCAGCGCGAGACCGTGCGCGTGCACCCGGCGGGCCAGTTCCGCGTAGCGCACGCCGCCGCCGACCCGGACCGTACGGGCCGCCGTGTCGACCTCCACCTCCGGCGGCAGGCCGGCCAGCGACAGCAGGACGCCCTCGGCACCCGGCTCGGCGATCTCGTTGAACGAATGCCCGCTGCCCAGCACCCGCACCCGGCCGCTGCCCGCGACGAGCGCCCGCAGCGCGGCGAGCGAATCCGGCCGGTGCACCTCCTTGGCCGCGTAGGTGATGTTGCCCGCCCAGTTGGTCACGGTGCCGTTCATCGCGTCGTCCTTCCCCGAGGCAGCGGGGACCGGCAGAG
This genomic stretch from Streptomyces sp. Go-475 harbors:
- a CDS encoding ANTAR domain-containing protein, with the protein product MATLDVLPDGDRMTVTLWGELDLGSRRLLPDLYDVLALSGSGVDLRLDSVGFCDCSGVNVLLDLRTRALDQGKTLVIRSAGRAVGRLLDLTGTRELFTDAAHEDATRAYAEPTDTDRDDLLAEVAQLRRAMQTRPTIDLARGILMASFSLSPEAAWSVLVRTSQNTNTKLHQLARELVGTVHGSTLPEQVQRQLAAAVAGAGARGGAELCHTAGTAADEG
- a CDS encoding D-arabinono-1,4-lactone oxidase, whose protein sequence is MNGTVTNWAGNITYAAKEVHRPDSLAALRALVAGSGRVRVLGSGHSFNEIAEPGAEGVLLSLAGLPPEVEVDTAARTVRVGGGVRYAELARRVHAHGLALPNMASLPHISVAGSVATGTHGSGVLNGPLSTPVREVELVTADGRAVAIGRDEERFGGAVTSLGALGVVTALTLDLEPAYEVEQYVFTELPFHGLDSGTFETVMATAYSVSLFTDWRAPGFRQVWLKRRTDQPLPAFPWAAAATEKMHPVPGMPAVNCTEQFGVPGPWHERLPHFRAEFVPSSGAELQSEYLLPREHAVGMLHALDAIRETIAPVLQTCEVRTVAGDDQWLSPSHGRDTVAAHFTWVEDARAVLPVVREVEAALAPFEARPHWGKVFTVPATVLRGLYPRLDDFRALASELDPDGTFANAFVRDVLARA